One stretch of Arachis duranensis cultivar V14167 chromosome 1, aradu.V14167.gnm2.J7QH, whole genome shotgun sequence DNA includes these proteins:
- the LOC107481762 gene encoding expansin-like B1, with the protein MELKHQLGLLCVILLLPALSIATNNDYCPLNSYKNSRASYYGTRDGYGTPSGACGFGEYGRMVNDGKVAAVSGLWKGGSGCGACYQVKCKVPILCKVNGVTVVATDYGEGDRTDFILSPRAFESLGVSLNASEELKKYGTLDIAYKRVPCNGKIVIKIHESSSNPGYFAMVLLSHGGLYDVTSVEFWEDSRKQWSPLRRAYGAVFDYANPPRGPLFLRFQVTGCYGAYWQKLNKPIPANWQPKMIFNF; encoded by the exons ATGGAGCTTAAGCACCAACTTGGTCTTCTTTGCGTTATATTGCTTTTACCGGCACTAAGCATCGCCACTAATAATGACTATTGCCCTTTGAATTCTTATAAGAACTCTAGGGCATCCTATTATGGTACCCGTGATGGTTATGGGACTCCAA GTGGAGCATGTGGATTTGGCGAATATGGAAGGATGGTCAATGATGGCAAGGTTGCAGCGGTATCTGGGCTATGGAAAGGTGGAAGTGGCTGCGGTGCATGCTATCAG GTTAAATGTAAAGTACCAATATTGTGCAAAGTCAACGGGGTAACCGTGGTGGCAACAGATTATGGTGAGGGAGACAGAACAGATTTCATACTGAGCCCACGCGCTTTTGAGAGTTTGGGTGTGAGTCTTAATGCATCTGAAGAGCTCAAAAAATACGGTACTCTTGATATTGCATACAAGAGAGTTCCTTGCAATGGCAAGATTGTTATTAAGATCCACGAAAGTAGCAGCAACCCTGGATACTTTGCTATGGTGCTTCTCAGCCATGGTGGATTATACGATGTCACTAGTGTCGAATTCTGGGAG GATTCACGCAAACAATGGAGTCCATTGCGTAGAGCTTATGGGGCAGTGTTTGACTATGCTAACCCACCAAGGGGTCCACTCTTCTTGAGGTTCCAAGTGACTGGTTGTTATGGAGCTTATTGGCAAAAACTAAATAAACCTATCCCTGCTAATTGGCAGCCGAAAATGATTTTTAACTTTTGA